atatgggagggcggtatatcgggggtgttttactatgtatgtgTATTGAggtgtacattgagaaaacctggcggaaGGCAGGCGGGGGTGGtggtatatgggagggcggtatatcgagGGTGTGTTACTATGTATGtgtattgagatgtacattgagaaaacctggcggaaGGCaggcgggggtggcggtatatgggagggcggtatatcgagGGTGTGTTACTATGTATGtgtattgagatgtacattgagaaaacctggcggaaGGCAGGCGGGGGTtgcggtatatgggagggcggtatatcgagGGTGTGTTACTATGTATGtgtattgagatgtacattgagaaaacctggcggaaGGCaggcgggggtggcggtatatgggagggcggtatatcgagGATGTGTTACTATGTATGtgtattgagatgtacattgagaaaacctggcggaaGGCaggcgggggtggcggtatatgggagggcggtatatcgagGGTGTGTTACTATGTATGtgtattgagatgtacattgagaaaaccggGCGGAAGGCAGGCGGGGGTtgcggtatatgggagggcggtatatcgagGGTGTGTTACTATGTATGtgtattgagatgtacattgagaaaacctggcggaaGGCAGGCAGGGGTtgcggtatatgggagggcggtatatcgggagTGTTTTATTATGTATGTGTATTGAggtgtacattgagaaaacctggcggaaGGCaggcgggggtggcggtatatgggagggcggtatatcgagGGTGTGTTACTATGTATGtgtattgagatgtacattgagaaaacctggcggaaGGCAGGCAGGGGTtgcggtatatgggagggcggtatatcgggagtgttttattatgtatgtgtattgagatgtacattgagaaaacctggcggaaGGCAGGCGGGGGTGGtggtatatgggagggcggtatatcgggagtgttttactatgtatgtgTATTGAGAtctacattgagaaaacctagCGGAAGGCAGGGGTGGCGGTATATGAGAGGGCGGTATattgggggtgttttactatgtatatgtattgagatgtacattgagaaaacctggcggaaGGCAGGCGGGGGTTGCGGtaaatgggagggcggtatatcgggggtgttttattATGTATGTGTATTGAggtgtacattgagaaaacctggcgacAGACGGGGGTGGCGGTAAATGGGAGGTCGGTATATCGGGGTTTGACTGTACATTCATTCGGTGTCTTCTCGATGGATTTAGCACATcaacaaaaatttttcatttttggatcTCAAATTGGGGAGTGTATTGTAGGCCCTcttaattatttgatttatttgatgttGTTTGATGTTGTACTCAGTCTCGCAGTCGACACTTAATCAGAATAGCTGTAGGTCTTGTTAGTAATTAGAATGACTTCAAACTGGACTCAAAGACCGATTGGTCCAAGGTCGGTTATTAGTTCAGCTAAAACCGAAAAGTTTTAAATCTAAGTAATATGGCTGtggtggaactgggcccagactACAGGGGCCAGTATTAACTTTAGCCCCGGGAggttaaatcaattaaaaatgaattgagttaaagtTACTAGCAGTCCAAAAAACAAAATCTATGCAAAaagggaaaatttcaaattaacgAAGGCGGTTTTTGATCGGTTGGAAAATCATCCCGTAGAAGGGGTTTAAAAGTCTtatttgggggggggggaggttCTACTTACCATAATATGATTGAGCCAGGACGGAAAAAATTTGTCCAACGCGACCGGAAATATCAACTCTCGGTTGTACGCAAATATGGACCAAAATGACGTCACTACAAACTTAAAGACGAAATAGAACGAATTCAATTATACCGAATCATCGTGAAAATCAGCTTAATCGGTTTGTTCCCGCCACAAACAATAACGTTGTTAAAATACGTAGACATCGGGGGCGAAAGTGAGATACTTTTATCCTGCATTCATTTAATAGTCACCAAGAGCGACTTCGCAAGGGCGGGAGACAAGCCTGACGAGTGGGTCCAGTAAACTCATCTTCACCcatcaagggattcgaacccactacgcttaagctgttccccgaactggtggaagcgagttcgggagtgataccggacccctggcaagcgaggatgagtAAACTGCGCTAGTCTCAGAGCCGACAtgctcgcttgccaggggtttGATAATTACCTCCCGCCGAAGCCTGGTTGCACCCCTTCATTGCTCTATCGCATTGCTCAAGATTTATTTGGTGAACAGGTTGCCGCTAAGCAggctatttctcaaaattgaaggaatttttaaaggagtttcaggcATGTTGCGCAAACTATAAAAAGACCCTAAAAAAAGGTCGCAGTCTGTTTGACGTTGAGAGGCGCGGGAGACTTACAAGCCCGACTGGTAAAGCGATCACCGATAGTGTATAATCTCTAATACGCTGTAATAAAGACGCTCGTCTTGGATCGCCGGGTTGATAATCAGTGCCGAATAGATCGTTCAAAAAACACACTCCAAACAACATTCCTTGGATccactggaaaaaaattaaatcaattacaaatATCGTATacactggacccagttccacagtcgtgagttagagttaattctgagttaaagttagttcattttcaatgagttaactctgagtcaaatcttaactcagaactgttgaactggacaCTGGAGAGCGTCAAACGGAAGATGTTATCGACAATTTGGAAATCGGTGAAATGGATTATATcattgaattttctggttCGTGTTTCTTGAGAAATGGCCGAACATGTCCCACAAGTGACCAGTGGTCCCTGCGTGTCAACTGGTCCTAACGCGGTATCGACTGACACAGTGCGCGCGGCCAAAGACCGACGATGATGCTTAAAGGTCAAAATCCCCCGACGCTATCACTGAGACGCGTAACGGAGATAGTAATCGTAAAGTTGTGATAAAACTACCATTTCGGACTTTGTAACTAGAATTGGAACTTAATCACTGGTGTTGGAGTTAAATAACTGGTTAAAGACCAGCGCGAGCCACAAACACGGAAAATAATTAAATACAGCCCAAAGACaaagcccccccccccgacgCTCGTCCCCAGGGCCCGACCACACAACTTAGTCGGTTACATTTTCcagagaaaatattcaaagaaattTCGATCGAATAATGGATGAGTTTGCGTGTTGAAACAAAAACTCAGGCAAAACATCTTTTACATCCGAGATTCTGGCCACCCGGTGCCCGCCCGCTCTTCAAACTGAACTACACCGACTTATACCGCCCTCTACAATCTAACCTCGGTAAGCTAGACTACGTCATAAAATCGATAATCGCTGATGAATATGGAATACGTACCAGATTCCAAAACGTCAAATACTTCCATTTTCCCGCGTACGTCGACGGTCGTGGAAGTTTCACTTCGTACGCATCGTACCAAATCGAATAAGCGTAAACTCCACAGATGGACAGGTGCAGGAGAGTAGCGATTGCAGATTTCATCGTGTGACAGCTCTGCGCGCGGCGGGTAGTACTGCTCTAGTCCACAGTACTACTGTGTTATATAGCGCGATTTCTGGGAATTACCCTGCGACGACTACTACAAGTGCGACAGTACGCGTACTGTGGCAGTACTATTGTGGCGCTGCGCACTGTAGGCACTAGTGGATTGTCCAGAAATAAACTGGAAAATGTGACACtaaatagaaattgaaaatgttcagAGACAGAGTCCTGCTGGGAGTTTAGGAATGgaatttcttgtttaattTGTGGATCATTCAAAACCGCCCCACCCCTTGAACTTGAAACCCAACATGGGCTCAGATACATCATAATGCcccacgaaaaaaaaacgacccCAAAACATAAAATTTTGTCTCTGTAGAATcatagaactcaaatcaaatttgttttgagTTCTATGGTAGAATGTAAACCGATATGCGTTAATTGAATCGGGAATCCTCGTGGAATTCCGGCAGGACGAATCGGGAATTCTCGTGGAATTCCGGAGTTGCCCTTTGAGGGTCACCCCCATCAACCCGGTGTCTCTGTATCACTACGCGTTCGAGCTCCCAGGTCCGCACACTTATAATTATATCATCATATCGACCACGATATAACTTATATTCCGAATCGGTCGACATAAAACAGTATATCGATGATATTATACATGGAGCAAttaataaaaacaatatttaGAGTTGATGATATTGCTCTGTCGGATTTAGACCGCTTTGGCGCCAGCCTGTTAACCGTCGTTTTTAGTGACGTCATTCAGCCATGTTCGCGCTTCGGAAACTAGAATTTTGTCGCGCTATTAAAAATCGAAATTAAACCAATTAACACGCCGATTAATCGCACCTATTAATTATAACGACACAGGGGATGATTTGAGGAATCGATTAGTGTTGAGTCAGGTGCGGAGAAAGACTGCATTTGTAGGAATCACGCTTGTAATCGGGGTATATCCCGGATATCCCAGTTCTGGGATAGTCCCTCCTCTCGGGTTGGCGGCGCGGCTTTCCCAGGTTTGTGTGTAAACAAACTTGTGTTTATTTTCTGAAGGTGAGCTATATTTATAATATCGTTGTCAGTAATTATTCGAACGAGTTGAAAGTTGCGCATTGAACATTTGTTGAGAAAATGATGTGTGAACTTGTAATACGTGTATCTAAAAATGGGGGATGGATCGAGTTTGATTCCGAATCTCTAGCCCCCGAGTATACAGATCAGAAGACAGGcagcgggttcgaatcctaccTTAACCGatgtaatatatttatttttttttcggtgCATTTTATTTTAGCGAATTTCGTTTTTGGTATTTTGTGGCAGATATAATAGGATTTGTGGCTAAGAACCAATtcataaatcaaaatttatgGCCCAGCTCAGCCTCTTGACTCCTACTACTTGACTCCCCTCTCCACTCCAGCCGAGTCCAGGTTCGGCTGATGTCCCGGGTTTGAATCTAAACTGTTATTTAAATGCattcatacaatatttaaATGTTGGCAGCAAATAGAAAATTGATCTGAATGCATTTATGTTTGTTGTATTACTCATCGCTTGTGTATTTATGGGTAGTTTGCTGTATCGattttattctaaaaataGATCGTTGATTTATAGGtcgatataaatgaattgtaTTATAGACTGTTCCACCATCGATGAACAaagattaaataaatatttagtgaGATAGGatataagaaaaatataaaaaaaagattttattatgaatttaatGATATGAATTTTTAAAGTTAAAAACATTTAATTGGAATATCGTtgttgaaattagaaatatgaagtAAAACCTATTTAAACTGTTatctaaaagaaaaaaaaaactataaattgcggtgaaaaaatcaaaataatcaatagtgtGTAATGTCTTTTTCAACTTGACTTCATTTGGGTCGCTCATCACACAGAAAAGagattttgtaaaacaagtttaacaatatgtctccatgcctaccaactgaacgtttttatcaaatactggggccagttgctcaaatgttggttaaagataaccggcgtataaataccatagtaacaatggaCTTCTAATTGTCAcaatgtcaactatccactggttaactctaaccaactttagagcaactggcccctggtaaTCAAAAATTACCGGTATATGTTGACACCCAATAAACGTTCGAATTATGCAGTCAATTTTCTCTTTGCTTTTCCATGAAGCTTTTTTGGCAATTCTTCCTTATCGTCATCTGAAACAAtttagttgaaatagacattaaacCACCAATGCATGGTGAAAATAAGATTTTCCCGAATGATTAAGATGGAAATCAGTTTAAAAGAGATCATTTGTTGATTTTTAGGATGGTTTCAAACTGACATATCGATATAATGACGTCTCAAGTCGAGGAAGAACCGATCACTAGCGAACAAACGTCTATGGATGGTAAGAAGATTTAATTCTTGATTCTAATGTTAACGAAAACTTGTCAAACACTTATAGGTGTGGTTGGAGCAGTCCGATTGAATTAAACTGACTTGACGGTGATCAATCTTAATTGGAGCAGTCCCATTCAATAAAACTGACTTGCCGGTGATCACTCCTAAAGTTGGAGCAGTCCCATTGAATTAAACTGACTTGCCGGTGATCACTCTTAATTGGAGCAGTCCCATTGATTTATTAAACTAACTTGCCAGTGATCACTCTCATTTGGAGCAGTCCCATTGATTTATTAAACTGACTTGCCGGTGATCACTCTTAATGTTGGAGCAGTCCCATCGAACTGTACTGACTTGCCAGTGATCACTCTCAATTGGAGCAGTCCCATTGAATTAAACTCACTTGCCAGTGATCACTCTTAATTGGAGCAGTCCCATTCTGTCCAGGTATTAATTCTCGATGtatatttttacatatatttatAGTGGAAGAAATGATAATAGTCACTTCCTCTCCGTCTGCCGCTGGTAGTACAACAGATCGCGCAGTAGATGGCATCACCGATATCAAAACTAAACGTTTAGTGCTCGTTAAAAACGAAAATGGGTCGAATACGGACGCGCCGATTTCAATCGCCGAGGAGATTACTGACGGTAAGAATTCTCAATTGTTGATCATCTAGTCAGTGATTCAGTCAAATACAGGTAGATCATGTGATTGGCCCATCATCTAGTCAGTGTTTGGTTAATGATTGATACATCGTCTGTTTTGTGATTGGTCAATTCATTCGATCACATTATTAGCTGGTTTTGGTTGATTCTCTGGTGGTACGTGATTTATTTGTCAGTGTTGTgtaaatcagggaattttgtaggaaaaaaaaattcagggAAAAGTCTTGGAAATAATTTGAGATTgcgcataaaatcaaattcgTGTTTATGGATTGAATcggatcaagtcagggaaaagaAACCGAGTCAAATAaaggtggcgccaccctgaaaaatttctggtaaaaatgatgattgaggtttccatagacaagtaataatatataaaaaaatattgaaaaaataataaaaaaatatcaaaacttttgaaaatggctcatagaattgagttgaaacgttAAGCTACCAggtagtttttctttttattgtgggtttttgtctACT
This genomic interval from Tubulanus polymorphus chromosome 8, tnTubPoly1.2, whole genome shotgun sequence contains the following:
- the LOC141910089 gene encoding androgen-induced gene 1 protein-like, with amino-acid sequence MKSAIATLLHLSICGVYAYSIWYDAYEVKLPRPSTYAGKWKYLTFWNLWIQGMLFGVCFLNDLFGTDYQPGDPRRASLLQRIRDYTLSVIALPVGLFVVTSFWSIFAYNRELIFPVALDKFFPSWLNHIMHTTVIVFLFVEMLMTNHHCPSLKRCIKGLSLFALVYGLWVLWIAYYANIWVYPVLAVLPVSGRVIFILSMYIYFLVLSCVCYKLKRAVWAGRQPHAVSTKKR